A genomic segment from Glycine soja cultivar W05 chromosome 18, ASM419377v2, whole genome shotgun sequence encodes:
- the LOC114397506 gene encoding 40S ribosomal protein S8-like, giving the protein MGISRDSMHKRRATGGKKKAWRKKRKYELGRQAANTKLSSNKTIRRIRVRGGNVKWRALRLDTGNYSWGSEAVTRKTRILDVVYNASNNELVRTQTLVKNAIVQVDAAPFKQWYLQHYGVEIGRKKKVASKKDSTEEGEAAAEETKKSNHVQRKLEKRQKDRKLDSHIEEQFGGGRLLACISSRPGQCGRADGYILEGKELEFYMKKLQRKKGKGAA; this is encoded by the exons ATGG GTATTTCTAGGGATTCCATGCACAAGAGGCGTGCCACTGGTGGCAAGAAGAAGGCCtggagaaagaagagaaa GTATGAGCTTGGGCGTCAGGCCGCAAACACCAAGTTATCAAGCAACAAAACTATCCGGAGGATTCGTGTTCGAGGTGGCAATGTTAAATGGAGGGCATTGAGGTTGGATACCGGCAATTACTCATGGGGTAGTGAAGCAGTTACTCGCAAGACTCGTATTCTAGATGTTGTTTACAATGCCTCAAACAATGAGCTTGTGCGAACTCAGACCCTGGTCAAGAATGCTATTGTTCAGGTTGATGCTGCTCCTTTCAAGCAGTGGTACCTTCAGCACTATGGTGTTGAAATTggtagaaaaaagaaagtggCATCCAAGAAGGACTCTACTGAG GAGGGTGAGGCTGCTGCTGAAGAAACTAAGAAAAGTAACCATGTCCAGAGAAAACTTGAGAAACGCCAGAAAGATCGGAAACTTGACTCCCACATTGAAGAGCAATTTGGTGGTGGCCGATTGTTGGCCTGTATTTCTTCTCGTCCTGGACAATGTGGCAGGGCTGATGG GTACATTCTGGAAGGTAAGGAGCTGGAGTTTTACATGAAGAAACTCCAGAGGAAGAAGGGAAAGGGTGCTGCTTAA